From a single Brettanomyces bruxellensis chromosome 5, complete sequence genomic region:
- a CDS encoding uncharacterized protein (BUSCO:EOG09265BBJ), which translates to MSLKRTRATPKLNRACMLCGVVQSMTEFRNDGCPNCESVLHFTDNEDMIRECTSPTFEGLVAYKGEKTSWVARWLRIENFVPGMYAVRVSGKLPEDISGDLYSQGIEYRPRDGSVRD; encoded by the exons ATGTCATTAAAAAGAACCAGGGCAACACCAAAACTAAATAGAGCATGCATGCTTTGTGGAGTGGTTCAATCGATGACG GAGTTCAGGAATGATGGCTGTCCTAACTGCGAATCTGTGTTACATTTCACAGACAATGAAGATATGATAAGGGAATGCACTTCGCCTACATTTGAAGGATTAGTTGCGTACAAAGGAGAAAAGACATCATGGGTGGCAAGGTGGCTACGAATCGAGAACTTTGTTCCGGGAATGTACGCTGTTCGTGTTTCAGGAAAACTTCCTGAAGATATAAGTGGCGATTTGTACTCACAAGGGATAGAGTACAGGCCTAGGGATGGGAGTGTACGTGATTAG
- the SAH1 gene encoding S-adenosyl-L-homocysteine hydrolase (BUSCO:EOG09262LYR), with protein MPAPTQPYKVADISLAAFGRKDIELSENEMPGLMYIRKKYGPAQPLKGARICGCLHMTIQTAVLIETLVALGAEVAWSSCNIYSTQDHAAAAIAASGVPVFAWKGETEDEYIWCIKQELFAFKDNKPFNLILDDGGDLTKYVHDHHPDLLKNCYGLSEETTTGVHNLYKMVKDHKLLVPAINVNDSVTKSKFDNLYGIRESLIDGIKRATDVMIAGKTAVVCGYGDVGKGCAAAYRGMGAKVIVTEIDPINALQAAMEGYPVETMDEVASVGQIFVTTTGNKDIITGKHFEQMREDAIVCNIGHFDVEIDVAWLKKHAKSVVNIKPQVDRYLLSSGKHIILLADGRLVNLGCATGHASFVMSCSFSNQVLAQIALFNTNNAQFKSQFPEFKETGPFESGKVEILPKILDETVARCHLEHLDVHLTTLSDDQSEYLGVSKSGPYKAEYYRY; from the coding sequence ATGCCAGCCCCAACACAACCATACAAAGTTGCCGATATTTCATTGGCTGCCTTTGGCCGTAAGGACATTGAGCTGTCCGAGAATGAGATGCCAGGTTTGATGTACATCAGAAAGAAGTATGGTCCAGCCCAACCTTTGAAAGGTGCCAGAATCTGCGGTTGTCTTCACATGACTATTCAGACTGCTGTTTTGATCGAGACTTTGGTCGCACTTGGTGCAGAGGTTGCATGGAGTTCATGTAACATTTACTCGACCCAGGACCACGCAGCTGCAGCAATTGCCGCATCGGGAGTCCCAGTCTTTGCCTGGAAGGGAGAGACCGAGGATGAATACATCTGGTGTATCAAGCAGGAGCTTTTCGCATTCAAGGACAACAAGCCATTCAACTTGATCTTGGATGACGGTGGAGACTTGACCAAATACGTGCATGATCACCACCCAGACCTCCTCAAGAACTGCTACGGTTTGTCCGAGGAGACCACCACCGGTGTGCACAACTTGTACAAGATGGTGAAGGACCACAAGTTGTTGGTTCCAGCCATCAATGTCAACGATTCCGTCACCAAGTCGAAGTTCGACAACCTTTACGGAATTAGAGAATCGTTGATCGACGGAATTAAGCGTGCCACCGACGTTATGATCGCCGGTAAGACTGCTGTTGTGTGTGGTTACGGTGATGTCGGTAAGGGATGTGCTGCAGCATACAGAGGTATGGGTGCCAAGGTCATTGTGACCGAGATCGACCCTATCAATGCATTACAGGCCGCTATGGAGGGTTACCCTGTTGAGACCATGGACGAGGTTGCATCGGTCGGCCAAATCTTTGTTACAACCACCGGAAACAAGGACATTATCACCGGCAAGCACTTCGAGCAGATGAGAGAGGATGCCATTGTCTGCAACATCGGCCACTTCGACGTCGAGATCGACGTTGCTTGGTTGAAGAAGCACGCCAAGAGTGTTGTTAACATCAAGCCACAGGTCGACAGATACTTGCTGTCTTCTGGTAAGCACATCATCCTATTGGCTGATGGTAGATTGGTCAACTTGGGATGCGCCACTGGTCATGCCTCGTTTGTCATGTCCTGCTCTTTCTCCAACCAGGTTCTTGCCCAGATCGCCTTGTTCAACACCAACAATGCTCAGTTCAAGAGCCAGTTCCCAGAGTTCAAGGAGACTGGTCCATTTGAGTCCGGAAAGGTCGAGATCTTGCCAAAGATTTTGGACGAGACCGTTGCCAGATGCCATCTTGAGCACTTGGACGTCCACTTGACCACTTTGAGTGACGACCAGTCCGAGTACTTGGGTGTGTCCAAGTCCGGTCCTTACAAGGCCGAATACTACAGATACTAA
- a CDS encoding uncharacterized protein (BUSCO:EOG09260NY2), which yields MSLADGTPSTNSLLDSSSQNQSSLDTSKSGSADTLGAHSLIKFSLTSDDYLDQFVPIIRSELQSKDNLSDLILNIETVTNEKQDTLQGVSFNSVDDVTDSVDRIRKITHSSSELAKNLDAMNKQLGITGKSFAEERKNALKYKRLNSKIDQTSSTINSCLEMLERANKVLELIRRKEFFKALANLQLLAGTDFEEVEQFDFGVRIYQSISTFRHMIIEETFNQLLKWLNLSMEKKLSDIGENLFDNHKRIIDSWMKKQRNDKSLLAFKVNSPIEKTLREEVLRNFDPLSNEAIHVDISPLYQSILVFEAVDKIDKLKEDFGNEMLRRRDRLIYPINEALANNNLDVLSSMESMTILIYSLSAFFVSDRYLSRKTTFRIRSSKQTDSLFDSVVSKFTVLLKRYIQTKITDVKQALQLLDIIGCFMQIMDSWDFDTDRLYDVLIDLFKVYITLSVSNFQKEYMDLSLDDDSQPITVDTPKQLSGIKDSCFYELANLDLEFPVTLPYSIIYPGACLRLRTFIHGLYVFLETYYAKRLDILSQMISRAVDKVLVDVILKDLDNKVHSSYKEEVSQNLINLEFFSNSVEGVEKYLNHSTDSAILRTRTPSNQVKLHAQVQFKEIRKRAEAGMFSMVDGKVDMLFEMVDFEWDSSSMNDEPSIGIKDMGLYLENMFKLDFSHLPYSMRTLLLKRSFEKITTHMKNSIFDADIITTEAIGNFELDIKYIESLIPELIVAGGDVESHKVDSDKSNKELENMFVTLKEIISLLKDGNSQAVPNEEDKASKCKLIKPKEAEILLSKLRNYQPTSATSPRGTLSSEGRSSTFSEDVVNVPSRSLLSELKRSATTASFSGFSFKKNRE from the coding sequence ATGTCTCTTGCAGATGGAACTCCAAGTACTAACTCTCTTCTAGATAGTAGTAGTCAGAACCAGTCATCACTAGATACATCAAAGTCCGGGTCAGCGGATACTCTTGGAGCACACTCACTTATAAAGTTCTCTTTGACATCAGATGACTATCTTGATCAATTTGTGCCAATAATTAGATCAGAGCTACAGAGCAAAGACAACCTCAGCGATTTAATATTGAATATTGAGACTGTTACAAACGAGAAGCAGGATACGCTACAAGGCGTTTCGTTCAATTCTGTCGATGATGTTACCGATTCAGTGGACCGAATACGGAAAATAACGCATTCATCTTCAGAACTTGCCAAGAACTTAGACGCAATGAATAAGCAATTGGGTATCACTGGAAAATCGTTTGccgaagaaagaaagaatgcaTTAAAATACAAAAGACTGAACAGCAAAATTGATCAAACGTCATCAACAATCAATTCATGTCTTGAAATGCTTGAAAGGGCAAATAAAGTGCTCGAGTTAATACGACGGAAGGAATTCTTTAAGGCCCTTGCAAATCTTCAGCTATTGGCCGGTAcagattttgaagaagtggAACAGTTTGATTTTGGCGTAAGGATATACCAATCAATCTCCACATTTAGACACATGATTATAGAGGAGACATTTAACCAGTTGTTGAAGTGGTTGAACTTGAGTATGGAGAAGAAGCTCTCAGATATCGGAGAGAACCTGTTTGATAATCATAAACGTATAATCGACTCTTGGATGAAAAAGCAACGAAATGATAAAAGCCTTCTTGCGTTTAAGGTGAATTCGCCTATAGAGAAAACCTTAAGGGAAGAAGTGCTTAGGAATTTTGACCCTCTATCCAATGAGGCAATTCATGTTGATATAAGTCCCCTATACCAATCAATTTTGGTTTTTGAAGCAGTCGATAAGATAGATAAATTAAAGGAGGACTTTGGGAATGAGATGCTTAGACGAAGAGATCGCTTGATATATCCAATTAATGAAGCATTAGCCAACAATAATCTTGATGTGCTGTCTTCTATGGAGTCAATGACAATTTTAATATACTCACTAtctgcattttttgttagtgATCGCTATTTATCTAGGAAAACTACATTCCGGATTCGTTCCTCTAAGCAGACAGATAGTCTGTTTGATTCTGTGGTTTCAAAATTTACGGTATTGCTGAAAAGATATATACAAACCAAAATTACCGATGTCAAACAAGCTTTGCAGCTATTGGACATAATTGGCTGTTTTATGCAAATAATGGATAGCTGGGACTTTGATACGGATCGGCTTTATGATGTGTTGATTGATTTATTCAAGGTGTACATTACACTGTCAGTATCAAACTTCCAAAAGGAGTACATGGATCTTTCACTGGATGACGATTCGCAACCAATTACTGTTGACACCCCAAAGCAGCTTTCAGGAATCAAGGACAGTTGTTTCTATGAACTGGCTAATTTGGATTTGGAGTTTCCTGTTACGCTTCCGTATTCAATTATCTATCCGGGTGCTTGTCTCCGTTTGAGAACCTTCATCCATGGCTTGTATGTGTTTTTAGAAACATATTACGCAAAACGATTGGATATATTATCTCAAATGATATCACGGGCCGTTGATAAAGTGTTGGTGGATGTTATATTAAAAGATTTGGACAACAAAGTTCATTCGTCTTACAAGGAAGAGGTGTCGCAAAATTTGATCAatttggaatttttttccaattcgGTTGAGGGGGTTGAGAAATACTTAAATCATTCGACCGATTCGGCAATACTGAGAACTAGAACGCCATCTAATCAGGTGAAATTGCATGCACAGGTCCAATTTAAGGAAATTCGAAAAAGAGCTGAAGCGGGCATGTTTAGCATGGTTGATGGTAAAGTGGACATGTTATTTGAGATGGTTGACTTTGAATGGGACTCGAGCTCTATGAATGATGAGCCAAGTATTGGTATAAAGGACATGGGTCTCTACTTGGAAAACATGTTTAAATTAGACTTTTCGCACCTTCCCTATTCAATGAGGACTTTACTGTTGAAACGatcctttgaaaaaattacgACGCATATGAAgaattcaatttttgaCGCTGATATCATTACAACGGAGGCTATTGGTAACTTTGAGCTGgatatcaaatatatcGAATCGCTCATACCCGAATTAATAGTTGCTGGGGGGGATGTTGAAAGCCACAAGGTGGATAGTGATAAAAGTAACAAGGAGCTTGAAAATATGTTTGTTACGTTGAaggaaataatatcatTGTTAAAAGACGGGAATTCGCAAGCTGTCCCTAATGAAGAGGATAAAGCATCGAAATGCAAGTTAATAAAACCCAAAGAGGCTGAAATTTTACTCTCAAAACTTCGAAATTATCAACCGACATCTGCTACTTCACCTCGGGGCACATTATCATCAGAGGGAAGATCTTCTACATTTTCGGAGGATGTGGTTAACGTGCCTTCTAGATCTTTACTTTCTGAGCTCAAGAGATCAGCAACTACAGCTTCTTTCAGTggattttctttcaaaaagaacCGAGAGTGA
- a CDS encoding uncharacterized protein (BUSCO:EOG09264KSI) has translation MTGENWINYYKTEDEVVEKFSGKVNIENLPFPPGYDEQIYRLQSEGKLKKSLKSHKKAESKEELERLKRKKIWELAIKPVKSVPMNALMMYMSPNSIQIISIMMTVTLFFNSLRDILSVNRAFANTEAESDYDMFVMKTVYVISCSGNLLLGIWKLNSLGLIPNRTSDWLGWESTILSQQSVAL, from the coding sequence ATGACGGGTGAAAATTGGATTAATTATTATAAGACTGAGGATgaagttgttgaaaagTTCAGTGGGAAGGTCAATATAGAGAATTTACCATTTCCCCCAGGATATGATGAACAAATTTACAGATTACAGTCAGAAGGAAAGTTAAAGAAATCACTGAAGTCGcataaaaaagcagagaGCAAGGAGGAATTGGAACGActtaaaagaaagaagatatggGAGTTGGCAATCAAGCCTGTTAAGAGTGTACCAATGAATGCTCTTATGATGTATATGTCACCAAATTCTATCCAAATCATATCCATTATGATGACAGTGACGCTCTTCTTTAACTCGTTGAGAGATATTTTGTCTGTGAATAGGGCATTTGCAAATACGGAAGCAGAATCAGATTATGATATGTTTGTCATGAAGACTGTGTACGTGATTTCTTGCTCAGGAAACCTCCTTCTAGGAATTTGGAAGCTAAATAGTTTGGGTCTAATACCAAACAGAACAAGCGATTGGCTTGGTTGGGAATCTACTATCCTATCACAACAAAGTGTCGCTTTATAA